A portion of the Salminus brasiliensis chromosome 9, fSalBra1.hap2, whole genome shotgun sequence genome contains these proteins:
- the gpr160 gene encoding probable G-protein coupled receptor 160: MEVSLLNLLLLLWLKAALDWAVVLIQWPHVVRSFCGFFCISLALIDTILDVAVTQLFFVEDLYVSDLHFTRYHACLLIQAAGSVYALLQWPVFILIGLDSYRRASTAEVFWPRRLVYGCGTAVLWGVAAFWVFCRPDFSPITGDDPQHLQCKVTGGSQSSQVATVVLVAVTGVFLYSCPPKEERGPADLRHSLLSFLSTWGSFLALLVLLLAFQTEIPAYLDMNVPWLCLQHSFHILLTLSSCSCLLCLEKEGDSEGKRGKGVENLPVVNLAGRNVRNVSA; the protein is encoded by the coding sequence ATGGAGGTTTCATTGCtgaacctgctgctgctgctgtggctgaagGCTGCGCTGGACTGGGCTGTGGTCCTGATCCAGTGGCCCCATGTTGTGCGGAGCTTCTGTGGCTTCTTCTGCATCTCTTTGGCTTTGATTGACACCATCCTGGACGTGGCGGTCACTCAGCTTTTCTTTGTGGAGGATCTGTACGTCTCAGACTTGCACTTCACCAGGTATCACGCCTGCCTCCTGATCCAGGCCGCCGGGTCCGTCTATGCCCTCCTGCAATGGCCCGTTTTTATACTCATAGGGCTTGACAGCTACCGTAGAGCGTCCACTGCAGAGGTTTTCTGGCCGCGAAGACTCGTCTACGGCTGTGGAACGGCGGTTCTTTGGGGTGTGGCGGCCTTCTGGGTCTTCTGCAGGCCCGATTTCAGCCCGATAACGGGGGACGACCCTCAGCATCTCCAGTGCAAAGTGACCGGCGGCTCCCAGAGCAGCCAGGTGGCCACGGTGGTGCTGGTAGCAGTGACTGGCGTCTTTCTCTACTCCTGCCCCCCTAAAGAGGAACGGGGTCCAGCTGACCTGAGGCACTCTTTGTTGAGTTTTCTCAGCACCTGGGGCTCCTTCCTGGCCCTGCTGGTGCTCCTCCTGGCGTTCCAGACGGAGATTCCAGCCTACTTGGACATGAACGTGCCGTGGCTGTGTCTCCAGCACAGCTTCCACATCCTGCTGACCCTGTCCAGCTGCTCGTGTTTGCTGTGCTTGGAGAAGGAGGGAGATTCAGAGGGCAAACGAGGCAAAGGGGTGGAGAACCTGCCCGTCGTGAACCTGGCAGGTAGGAACGTCAGGAACGTCTCTGCATAA